TGGAACTTCCCCTAAACCTACAACAAAAAATTTCTGAAATCGCCTTAAAAACCCGCCACAATCCACATAGAGATCTTGTGCTAGCAATTAATTATGGTGGAAAGGATGAGCTGGTACGTGCATTTAAGAAACTTCATCAGGATTTGATAGAACAAAAAATATCTTCAGACTCAATTTCGGAAGAGATAATTCGTTCGTATTTAGACACTTCGGAAATGCCTGATCCCGATTTATTAATTCGCACCGGTGGCGAAATGCGTGTCAGTAATTTCCTCTTATGGCAAATAGCATATACAGAGCTATATGTAACCGATGTTTTATGGCCGGATTTCAAACCTGATCATCTTTTAGATGCCATTAAAGCTTACCAACACAGATCACGACGAGGAGGCAAATAGCCATGTTGAAACTGAATAAGTTCAAAACTCCTTTCTATGGAGATCTTTTTCAACGAGTTGTTGTACATTCGTTGGTTCTCACTTTCCTAGTACTTCTTCTTTACAGTTCTCTATTTCCTGTGACATCTTTTGCTTTAGGATTTATCACAGCTCTTTGTAGTGCTGTAGGAACCTATGAATATGGAACTATGGCAAAAGTTAAAATGCATTATGCTTTCCGTTTATATAGCGCCATAGGATCTTTCATTTTTGTTTTAACCAGCTTTATTGCAATTCGCTGGCATCATATATTCCCTGAATTTATTTCTACCATCCCCTGGTGTTTCTTATTTATTTGGATAACCATTAACGTCTTTCGATCGAGAAAAAATAAATGCGGTCCCCTAGAGACTTCGGGTATTACTTTATTTTCTATGCTCTATGTGGGCATTCCTGTGCGTCTATTCTTACATATCCTTTATGGATTTATTCATACAGATGAACCGTTTTTAGGTGTTTGGTGGGCATGTTTCCTCATTGCGACAACGAAAGGAGCGGATATTTTCGGTTATTTCTTTGGGAAAGCATTTGGTGAAAAGAA
This DNA window, taken from Chlamydia sp. 04-14, encodes the following:
- a CDS encoding isoprenyl transferase, with amino-acid sequence MSLTLKQANQADLSTQSLPRHVAIIMDGNRRWYQQHQAQCTVKYSSGHYYGAKVLPNIIESAFSLGIEVLTLFAFSTENFLRSTEEVEELFYLFYSQLDEQLPYLIENKIRLRCIGNLLELPLNLQQKISEIALKTRHNPHRDLVLAINYGGKDELVRAFKKLHQDLIEQKISSDSISEEIIRSYLDTSEMPDPDLLIRTGGEMRVSNFLLWQIAYTELYVTDVLWPDFKPDHLLDAIKAYQHRSRRGGK
- a CDS encoding phosphatidate cytidylyltransferase, whose protein sequence is MLKLNKFKTPFYGDLFQRVVVHSLVLTFLVLLLYSSLFPVTSFALGFITALCSAVGTYEYGTMAKVKMHYAFRLYSAIGSFIFVLTSFIAIRWHHIFPEFISTIPWCFLFIWITINVFRSRKNKCGPLETSGITLFSMLYVGIPVRLFLHILYGFIHTDEPFLGVWWACFLIATTKGADIFGYFFGKAFGEKKITPEISPHKTIVGFVSGCLGATLISVAFFLQIPARFSNYITMPSILIALGVILGISGFFGDIIESIFKRDAKIKNSNQLKAVGGTLDTLDSLLLSTPIVYILLLITQKSMFLR